One window of the Aptenodytes patagonicus chromosome 17, bAptPat1.pri.cur, whole genome shotgun sequence genome contains the following:
- the CRK gene encoding adapter molecule crk isoform X2: MAGQFDSEDRASWYWGRLSRAEAVSLLQGQRHGTFLVRDSGTIPGDFVLSVSESSRVSHYIVNSLGPAGGRRAGGEGPGAPGLNPTRFRIGDQEFDSLPSLLEFYKIHYLDTTTLIEPVSRSRQNSGVILRQEEAEYVRALFDFNGNDEEDLPFKKGDILRIRDKPEEQWWNAEDSEGKRGMIPVPYVEKYRPSSASVSTLIGGR; encoded by the exons ATGGCCGGGCAGTTCGACTCCGAGGACCGGGCGAGCTGGTACTGGGGGCGGCTGAGCCGGGCCGAGGCGGTGTCGCTGCTGCAGGGGCAGCGCCACGGGACCTTCCTGGTGCGCGACTCGGGCACCATCCCCGGCGACTTCGTGCTCTCGGTGTCGGAGAGCTCCCGCGTCTCGCACTACATCGTCAACAGCCTGGGGCCGGCGGGAGGCCGGCGGGCCGGCGGCGAGGGCCCTGGGGCCCCGG GGTTGAATCCCACCAGATTTCGAATAGGTGACCAAGAGTTTGACTCTTTGCCATCTTTACTGGAATTCTACAAAATACACTATTTGGACACTACAACCTTGATAGAACCAGTTTCCCGATCCAGGCAGAATAGTGGTGTTATCCTCAGGCAGGAGGAAGCTGAGTATGTGCGAGCTCTCTTTGACTTTAATGGAAATGATGAAGAAGATCTTCCATTTAAGAAAGGAGACATACTGAGAATCCGGGATAAACCTGAAGAGCAATGGTGGAATGCAGAAGACAGCGAAGGAAAGAGGGGAATGATACCTGTTCCTTACGTCGAGAAGTATAGACCTTCCTCTGCTTCAGTATCTACTCTGATTGGAG GTCGGTGA
- the CRK gene encoding adapter molecule crk isoform X3, which translates to MAGQFDSEDRASWYWGRLSRAEAVSLLQGQRHGTFLVRDSGTIPGDFVLSVSESSRVSHYIVNSLGPAGGRRAGGEGPGAPGLNPTRFRIGDQEFDSLPSLLEFYKIHYLDTTTLIEPVSRSRQNSGVILRQEEAEYVRALFDFNGNDEEDLPFKKGDILRIRDKPEEQWWNAEDSEGKRGMIPVPYVEKYRPSSASVSTLIGGNQDSSHPQPLGGPEPGPYAQPSINTPLPNLQNGPIYARVIQKRVPNAYDKTALALEQNSAILTSPKRSTWNKTTAYRSLHMNLQFCFEAYGICLVGELVKVTKINVSGQWEGECNGRRGHFPFTHVRLLDQQNPDEDFS; encoded by the exons ATGGCCGGGCAGTTCGACTCCGAGGACCGGGCGAGCTGGTACTGGGGGCGGCTGAGCCGGGCCGAGGCGGTGTCGCTGCTGCAGGGGCAGCGCCACGGGACCTTCCTGGTGCGCGACTCGGGCACCATCCCCGGCGACTTCGTGCTCTCGGTGTCGGAGAGCTCCCGCGTCTCGCACTACATCGTCAACAGCCTGGGGCCGGCGGGAGGCCGGCGGGCCGGCGGCGAGGGCCCTGGGGCCCCGG GGTTGAATCCCACCAGATTTCGAATAGGTGACCAAGAGTTTGACTCTTTGCCATCTTTACTGGAATTCTACAAAATACACTATTTGGACACTACAACCTTGATAGAACCAGTTTCCCGATCCAGGCAGAATAGTGGTGTTATCCTCAGGCAGGAGGAAGCTGAGTATGTGCGAGCTCTCTTTGACTTTAATGGAAATGATGAAGAAGATCTTCCATTTAAGAAAGGAGACATACTGAGAATCCGGGATAAACCTGAAGAGCAATGGTGGAATGCAGAAGACAGCGAAGGAAAGAGGGGAATGATACCTGTTCCTTACGTCGAGAAGTATAGACCTTCCTCTGCTTCAGTATCTACTCTGATTGGAGGTAACCAGGATAGTTCCCACCCACAACCACTGGGTGGGCCGGAGCCAGGGCCCTATGCCCAGCCCAGCATCAACACTCCGCTCCCTAACCTTCAGAATGGCCCTATTTATGCCCGGGTTATCCAGAAGCGAGTCCCTAATGCCTACGACAAGACAGCCTTGGCTTTGGAG CAGAACTCTGCCATTTTGACCTCACCAAAGAGGAGTACTTGGAATAAAACCACAGCATACAGAAGTCTTCACATGAaccttcagttttgctttgaaGCATATGGGATATGTTTA GTCGGTGAGCTGGTAAAGGTCACAAAGATTAACGTGAGTGGTCAGTGGGAAGGAGAATGTAATGGCAGACGTGGTCACTTTCCATTCACACATGTCCGCCTGCTGGATCAACAGAATCCTGACGAGGACTTCAGCTGA
- the CRK gene encoding adapter molecule crk isoform X1, with protein sequence MAGQFDSEDRASWYWGRLSRAEAVSLLQGQRHGTFLVRDSGTIPGDFVLSVSESSRVSHYIVNSLGPAGGRRAGGEGPGAPGLNPTRFRIGDQEFDSLPSLLEFYKIHYLDTTTLIEPVSRSRQNSGVILRQEEAEYVRALFDFNGNDEEDLPFKKGDILRIRDKPEEQWWNAEDSEGKRGMIPVPYVEKYRPSSASVSTLIGGNQDSSHPQPLGGPEPGPYAQPSINTPLPNLQNGPIYARVIQKRVPNAYDKTALALEVGELVKVTKINVSGQWEGECNGRRGHFPFTHVRLLDQQNPDEDFS encoded by the exons ATGGCCGGGCAGTTCGACTCCGAGGACCGGGCGAGCTGGTACTGGGGGCGGCTGAGCCGGGCCGAGGCGGTGTCGCTGCTGCAGGGGCAGCGCCACGGGACCTTCCTGGTGCGCGACTCGGGCACCATCCCCGGCGACTTCGTGCTCTCGGTGTCGGAGAGCTCCCGCGTCTCGCACTACATCGTCAACAGCCTGGGGCCGGCGGGAGGCCGGCGGGCCGGCGGCGAGGGCCCTGGGGCCCCGG GGTTGAATCCCACCAGATTTCGAATAGGTGACCAAGAGTTTGACTCTTTGCCATCTTTACTGGAATTCTACAAAATACACTATTTGGACACTACAACCTTGATAGAACCAGTTTCCCGATCCAGGCAGAATAGTGGTGTTATCCTCAGGCAGGAGGAAGCTGAGTATGTGCGAGCTCTCTTTGACTTTAATGGAAATGATGAAGAAGATCTTCCATTTAAGAAAGGAGACATACTGAGAATCCGGGATAAACCTGAAGAGCAATGGTGGAATGCAGAAGACAGCGAAGGAAAGAGGGGAATGATACCTGTTCCTTACGTCGAGAAGTATAGACCTTCCTCTGCTTCAGTATCTACTCTGATTGGAGGTAACCAGGATAGTTCCCACCCACAACCACTGGGTGGGCCGGAGCCAGGGCCCTATGCCCAGCCCAGCATCAACACTCCGCTCCCTAACCTTCAGAATGGCCCTATTTATGCCCGGGTTATCCAGAAGCGAGTCCCTAATGCCTACGACAAGACAGCCTTGGCTTTGGAG GTCGGTGAGCTGGTAAAGGTCACAAAGATTAACGTGAGTGGTCAGTGGGAAGGAGAATGTAATGGCAGACGTGGTCACTTTCCATTCACACATGTCCGCCTGCTGGATCAACAGAATCCTGACGAGGACTTCAGCTGA